Below is a genomic region from Catenuloplanes atrovinosus.
CTCCCCCGCGTTCGAGCTGGGCGCGTCCCCGCGCGGCGCCACCGCGCTGCTGGCCACGGCCAAGGCGTGGGGCTGGCTGGCCGGCCGCGACTACGTGACGCCGGACGACGTCAAGGCGGTCGCGCGCGCCACGCTGCGGCACCGGGTGCGGCTGCGCCCCGAGGCCGAGCTGGAGGGTGTCACCACCGACGCGGTGCTGGACTCCGTGCTCGCGTCCGTCCCGGCGCCACGATGATCACCTGGCGCGCCGCGCTGCTGCTGGTCGCCGGCGCCGCCACGATGCCGCTGTGGCCGTGGCCGTGGATCGGCCTGACCGTGGTGCTGGCGGTGGTGGCGGCGCTGACCGCGCTCGACTTCCGCGCCGCGGCGGCGCTGCGGCACGTCACGCTCGGCCGGGACGGTCAGCGGGCGGTCCGGCTCGGCGACCCGGCCACGGTGCGTCTGACCATTCACAACCGGGGGGTACGGACGCTGCGCGCCGACCTGCGCGACGACTGGGTCCCCTCGGCCGGCGCGGAGCGGACCACGCACCGGCTGGAGATCGAGCCGGGCGGCACCGCGGTCGTGGAGACCCGGCTGCGGCCCACCCGCCGCGGCGACCGGGCCGCGGTCCGCGTCACGCTGCGCTCGCACGGCCCGTTCCGGCTCGCGTTCCGGCAGCTCGCGGGCCGTCCGGAGACGCCCGGATGGACGCTGCGCACGCTGCCCCGGTTCGAGTCCCGCCGATTCCTGGCGGAGAAGGTGTCCCGGCTGCGGGTGCTGGACGGCTCCACGGTGGCGCGCGGGCGCGGTCAGGGCACCGAGTTCGACGCGCTCCGCGAGTACGTGGTCGGCGACGACGTACGCTCGATCGACTGGCGGGCCAGCGCGCGGCGGTCGGACGTGCTGGTGCGTACCTGGCGGCCGGAACGCGACCGGCGGGTGCTGTGCGTGCTGGACACCGGCCGCACCTCGGCGGTCCGGGTGGACCGCGCCGCCGATCCCGGGCGCCGCCCGTCCTGGCTGGCGTCCCCGCCGCCCGAGGACGCGCCGGTCGCGGCCGGGCCGCCCCGGCACGGTGAGCCGCGCCTGGACGCCGCGATCGACGCCGCGCTGCTGCTGGCCGCGCTCGCCGCCCGCGCCGGCGACCGGGTGGACCTGCTGGCCGTCGACACCGCGGTCCGGGCCGCCGTCTCCGGCGCCGGCCGCGAGGCGCTGCTCCCCCGCCTGGTCGACGCGCTGGCCCCGCTGCAACCCGCGCTGGTCGAGACGGACTTCGAGCTGGTCGTCAGCGAGATCCTGCGCCGCGAGCGGAAACGGGCGCTGGTCGTACTGTTCACCACGCTGGAGCCCGGCCCGCTCGGCGAGGGCCTGCTGCCGGTGCTGCCCCGCCTCGCCGCCCGGCACAAGGTCCTGCTCGCCTCCGTCCACGATCCGGCGCTGGCCGCGCTGACCACCCGCGTCCCGGAGAACGCCGACCAGGCTTACGCGGCGGCGGCCGCCCACCAGGCGTACGCCGACCGGGACCGGGTCCGTACGGCCCTCAC
It encodes:
- a CDS encoding DUF58 domain-containing protein → MITWRAALLLVAGAATMPLWPWPWIGLTVVLAVVAALTALDFRAAAALRHVTLGRDGQRAVRLGDPATVRLTIHNRGVRTLRADLRDDWVPSAGAERTTHRLEIEPGGTAVVETRLRPTRRGDRAAVRVTLRSHGPFRLAFRQLAGRPETPGWTLRTLPRFESRRFLAEKVSRLRVLDGSTVARGRGQGTEFDALREYVVGDDVRSIDWRASARRSDVLVRTWRPERDRRVLCVLDTGRTSAVRVDRAADPGRRPSWLASPPPEDAPVAAGPPRHGEPRLDAAIDAALLLAALAARAGDRVDLLAVDTAVRAAVSGAGREALLPRLVDALAPLQPALVETDFELVVSEILRRERKRALVVLFTTLEPGPLGEGLLPVLPRLAARHKVLLASVHDPALAALTTRVPENADQAYAAAAAHQAYADRDRVRTALTRHGVEVVDAPLDDFASRVSDAYLTLKAAGRL